The following coding sequences lie in one Nonomuraea muscovyensis genomic window:
- a CDS encoding ABC transporter permease: protein MTVAWATLRRSWLVTRRAYPWSYFIGTLLLGVFTMGVAYLGLRAVAGDQVPAEFAGRVGTADYLGYIAVGAAAYMFVVHGILWIGKAMIQEQREGTMGALVVAPARRLPYLLGFAAFAFTAVALEVAVLLGFALLLGVRPAATGAVDAVLAVAGLALAVFGMSVVLSNVMIVAGEAHITQNTVFQAVAVLSGFTFPRDYLPEALRWLGELIPVTAAMDVIRGVFTGGTGLDPARLGVAVLIALGYAAAGLLTMPWAERRAMERSF from the coding sequence ATGACGGTGGCATGGGCGACCCTCAGGCGGTCGTGGTTGGTGACCAGGCGGGCCTACCCGTGGTCGTACTTCATCGGCACCCTCTTGCTGGGTGTCTTCACCATGGGGGTGGCATATCTCGGGCTGCGGGCCGTCGCCGGAGACCAGGTGCCGGCGGAGTTCGCCGGCAGGGTGGGCACCGCCGACTATCTCGGCTACATCGCCGTGGGCGCGGCGGCCTACATGTTCGTCGTGCACGGCATCCTCTGGATCGGCAAGGCGATGATCCAGGAGCAGCGCGAGGGCACGATGGGCGCGTTGGTCGTCGCACCGGCGCGCCGACTGCCCTACCTGCTCGGGTTCGCCGCGTTCGCGTTCACGGCCGTCGCCCTGGAGGTGGCCGTCCTGCTGGGGTTCGCGCTGCTGCTCGGCGTACGGCCGGCGGCCACGGGCGCGGTGGACGCCGTGCTGGCCGTCGCCGGGCTGGCCCTGGCCGTGTTCGGAATGTCGGTGGTGCTGAGCAACGTGATGATCGTCGCCGGAGAGGCGCACATCACGCAGAACACCGTCTTCCAAGCGGTGGCCGTGCTGTCCGGGTTCACCTTCCCGAGGGACTACCTGCCGGAGGCGCTGCGATGGCTCGGCGAGCTGATACCGGTGACGGCCGCCATGGACGTGATCCGGGGCGTCTTCACCGGCGGCACCGGACTGGACCCCGCCCGTCTCGGCGTGGCCGTACTGATCGCCCTCGGCTACGCCGCCGCCGGGCTGCTCACGATGCCCTGGGCGGAGCGCAGGGCCATGGAACGGAGCTTCTGA
- a CDS encoding ABC transporter ATP-binding protein has protein sequence MIETVHLRKEFGPKVALHDLNLTIPRGRVTGLLGLNGAGKTTTIKILATLLRQTSGTVTVGGLDPARQPHAVRRRINLIAGGERMVYARMTGRENLWYFGQLYDVPGRVLRPRIAELLDLVGLVEAADTRVERYSRGMAQRLSIARGLVNDPDYLLLDEPTLGLDAPIARDLRRVVAELAERGKGVLLTSHYLAEVEQLCAHVYVIGEGRHLAEGTPAELVTQTGRHRTVRVTVAELTPQVEAAARAFDPAVRIAPGGVVELSGPGDVAGALTTAIIEAGGAPERLEIAEPTLEDAILALNDRPAAVVA, from the coding sequence ATGATCGAGACCGTGCACCTGCGCAAGGAGTTCGGCCCCAAGGTCGCCCTGCACGACCTGAACCTCACCATCCCGCGCGGCCGCGTGACCGGGTTGCTCGGCCTGAACGGAGCGGGTAAGACCACCACGATCAAGATCCTCGCCACCCTGCTCAGGCAGACGTCCGGCACCGTCACCGTCGGCGGGCTCGACCCGGCCAGGCAGCCGCACGCCGTACGTAGGAGGATCAACCTCATCGCCGGCGGCGAGCGCATGGTGTACGCGCGGATGACCGGCCGAGAGAACCTGTGGTACTTCGGACAGCTCTACGACGTTCCCGGCAGAGTCCTCCGGCCGCGCATCGCCGAACTGCTCGACCTCGTCGGGCTGGTCGAGGCCGCCGACACCAGGGTCGAGCGCTACTCACGCGGCATGGCGCAGCGGCTGTCCATCGCCCGCGGCCTCGTCAACGACCCCGACTACCTGCTGCTCGACGAGCCTACGCTCGGCCTGGACGCGCCCATCGCCCGTGACCTGCGCCGGGTGGTGGCCGAGCTGGCCGAGCGCGGCAAGGGTGTGCTGCTCACCAGCCATTACCTCGCCGAGGTCGAGCAGCTCTGCGCGCATGTGTACGTGATCGGCGAGGGCCGCCACCTGGCCGAGGGAACCCCCGCCGAGCTGGTGACCCAGACCGGCCGCCACCGCACGGTGCGTGTCACGGTCGCCGAGCTCACGCCCCAGGTCGAGGCCGCTGCGCGTGCCTTCGACCCGGCAGTCCGGATCGCGCCCGGCGGGGTGGTCGAGCTCAGCGGTCCGGGGGACGTCGCCGGAGCCCTGACCACGGCGATCATCGAGGCGGGCGGCGCGCCGGAGCGCCTGGAGATCGCCGAGCCGACCCTGGAGGACGCCATCCTGGCTCTGAACGACCGGCCGGCGGCGGTGGTCGCGTGA
- a CDS encoding ABC transporter permease, translated as MRHAVRIFRAEALKQHRRVFGSKLVIFSMLVWPLLTLAQSYYTLRPLAAAPGIAERWPLAADPERLLAFLATGTLGFTFFFSLVQSAWHFTFERQTGTLELLFLSPASRLVVVVANGFGALVQNTWLFACFAVAGFTLLDVVRVAHPGMYAVVFLAMLVPAVAWGALLNSLLIFSRDAAFLYTLLDDPMWFAAGVRLPTFALPGWLRAAGSVLPLTGSLVVVRGALLDGRGAGELAGELAALALLSAVMLLTAMMALRLGEARAQRTGRLGFF; from the coding sequence GTGAGGCACGCCGTGAGGATCTTCCGGGCCGAGGCGCTCAAGCAGCACCGCCGGGTCTTCGGCAGCAAGCTCGTGATCTTCTCGATGCTGGTCTGGCCGCTGCTCACCTTGGCGCAGTCGTACTACACGCTCCGCCCGCTGGCGGCCGCGCCCGGCATCGCCGAACGCTGGCCGCTCGCCGCCGACCCGGAGCGGCTGCTGGCCTTCCTGGCCACCGGGACGCTCGGGTTCACGTTCTTCTTCTCGTTGGTGCAGTCCGCCTGGCACTTCACCTTCGAGCGGCAGACCGGGACGCTGGAGCTGCTCTTCCTGTCTCCGGCCAGCCGCCTGGTCGTGGTCGTCGCCAACGGATTCGGCGCGCTGGTGCAGAACACCTGGTTGTTCGCCTGCTTCGCGGTGGCCGGGTTCACGCTGCTCGACGTGGTCCGCGTGGCCCACCCGGGCATGTACGCGGTCGTCTTCCTGGCCATGCTGGTGCCTGCCGTGGCGTGGGGGGCGCTGCTCAACAGCCTGCTGATCTTCTCCAGGGACGCCGCGTTCCTCTACACGCTGCTGGACGATCCGATGTGGTTCGCCGCCGGGGTGCGGCTGCCGACCTTCGCGCTGCCGGGCTGGCTGCGGGCGGCCGGCTCGGTGCTGCCGCTCACCGGGAGCCTGGTGGTGGTACGCGGGGCGCTGCTCGACGGGCGGGGGGCGGGCGAGCTGGCCGGGGAGCTGGCGGCGCTCGCTCTCCTGTCCGCCGTCATGCTGCTGACGGCGATGATGGCGCTCCGGCTGGGAGAGGCCCGCGCCCAGCGGACCGGCCGGCTCGGGTTCTTCTGA
- a CDS encoding FAD-dependent monooxygenase, producing MKREHVPVLVVGGGYAGLSTALLLAWRQVPVMLVERHAGTSIQPKAFGVGPRAMELLRPVPGMERALSEIWAGIGDGMRIAIAPNLGAPDPHMIVSNSEDEFGFLPEVTPVLPIGAPQAEVERILRARAEELGADLRFATELVSLDQDAEGVTAVIRAGGADSVVRASYVVAADGYRSPVRGMLGMPTTGKGELGQMCSIMFDADLTELVREREVTLWYLQNDVFTGVILTGTGVGAHVLGVNHGPAESETFTEERCVELVRIATGVPGLDVRVLDKATFAMAHVLAERYRDGRVFLAGDAAHTMPPTGGQGGSTAIEDGCDLAWRLWLVLSGQAGPDFLDTYDAERRPIGTLTADAQLANLGVRMPPALRTDYPEPLDDPIGALLGRRHHSTAILNEPGDDGSILEDPRVPTGRPGSRAPHVVLDRDGRRISTIDLFASGFTLLAGPRGADWTRAGRLVAERLGVRLTRVVVGEDLVDVEGRWQERYGVDEGGAVLVRPDGYVAWRSPGPHPDPETTLDRALRHILSR from the coding sequence ATGAAGCGCGAGCACGTGCCCGTCCTCGTGGTCGGCGGCGGATACGCCGGCCTCAGCACCGCCCTGCTCCTGGCCTGGCGACAGGTCCCCGTCATGCTGGTCGAGCGGCACGCCGGCACCTCCATCCAGCCCAAGGCGTTCGGCGTCGGCCCGCGTGCCATGGAGCTGCTGCGCCCCGTGCCCGGCATGGAGCGGGCGCTTTCGGAGATCTGGGCCGGCATCGGCGACGGCATGCGCATCGCCATCGCCCCGAACCTCGGCGCTCCCGACCCGCACATGATCGTCAGCAACAGCGAGGACGAGTTCGGCTTCCTACCCGAGGTGACACCCGTCCTCCCCATAGGCGCGCCGCAGGCCGAGGTGGAGCGCATCCTCCGCGCCCGGGCCGAGGAGCTGGGCGCCGACCTGCGCTTCGCCACCGAGCTGGTCAGCCTCGACCAGGACGCCGAGGGCGTGACGGCGGTGATCCGCGCGGGCGGCGCCGACAGCGTGGTGCGCGCCTCCTACGTCGTGGCCGCCGACGGCTACCGCAGCCCGGTCCGCGGGATGCTCGGCATGCCCACCACCGGCAAGGGCGAGCTGGGTCAGATGTGCTCCATCATGTTCGACGCCGACCTGACGGAGCTGGTGCGCGAGCGCGAGGTCACCCTCTGGTATCTGCAGAACGACGTCTTCACCGGCGTCATCCTCACCGGCACCGGCGTGGGCGCGCACGTGCTGGGCGTCAACCACGGCCCCGCCGAGAGCGAGACCTTCACCGAGGAGCGCTGCGTCGAACTGGTCCGGATCGCCACCGGCGTGCCCGGCCTGGACGTGCGGGTGCTCGACAAGGCGACGTTCGCCATGGCCCACGTGCTGGCCGAGCGCTACCGGGACGGGCGGGTGTTCCTGGCCGGCGACGCCGCCCACACGATGCCGCCCACCGGTGGGCAGGGTGGCAGCACGGCGATCGAGGACGGCTGCGACCTGGCCTGGCGGCTCTGGCTGGTGCTCTCCGGGCAGGCGGGGCCGGACTTCCTCGACACCTACGACGCCGAACGCCGCCCCATCGGCACACTCACGGCCGACGCCCAGCTCGCCAACCTCGGCGTGCGCATGCCGCCCGCCCTGCGCACCGACTACCCCGAGCCACTCGACGACCCCATCGGCGCGCTCCTCGGCCGACGCCACCACTCGACCGCCATCCTGAACGAACCCGGCGACGACGGGTCGATCCTGGAGGACCCCCGCGTGCCGACCGGTCGCCCCGGCAGCCGGGCCCCGCACGTGGTCCTGGACCGGGACGGCCGGCGCATCTCGACCATCGACCTGTTCGCCTCCGGCTTCACCCTGCTGGCCGGGCCGCGGGGCGCCGACTGGACCCGCGCCGGCCGGCTCGTCGCCGAACGGCTGGGCGTGCGGCTGACCCGCGTCGTGGTGGGCGAGGATCTGGTGGACGTCGAGGGGCGCTGGCAGGAGAGGTACGGCGTGGACGAGGGCGGCGCCGTGCTGGTCCGGCCCGACGGCTACGTCGCCTGGCGTTCCCCCGGCCCCCACCCGGACCCGGAGACGACCCTGGACCGCGCGCTACGCCACATCCTCAGCCGCTGA
- a CDS encoding MTH1187 family thiamine-binding protein codes for MIVAFSITPLGVGEGVAEPVARAVKVVRDSGLPNRTDAMFTTIEGEWDEVMDVVRRAVEAVAEVAPRVSLVLKADIREGVTDGMTSKLESLERHLP; via the coding sequence GTGATCGTCGCATTCTCCATCACCCCGCTCGGCGTCGGCGAAGGGGTCGCCGAGCCGGTGGCCCGGGCCGTGAAGGTCGTCCGGGACAGCGGGCTGCCCAACCGGACGGACGCCATGTTCACCACGATCGAGGGTGAGTGGGACGAGGTGATGGACGTGGTCCGGCGCGCCGTCGAGGCGGTGGCCGAAGTCGCGCCACGGGTCAGCCTCGTCCTGAAGGCCGACATCCGCGAGGGCGTCACCGACGGGATGACCAGCAAGCTGGAGTCCCTGGAACGCCACCTCCCCTGA
- a CDS encoding uracil-DNA glycosylase, producing MAGRPLNEIVEAGWAQALEPVAERISHMGEFLRKEIAEGRQYLPAGAHVLRAFNQPFDEVKVLIVGQDPYPTPGHPIGLSFSVAADVRPLPGSLLNIYKEMESDLGLPRPANGDLTPWAEQGVLLLNRVLTVMPGKPASHRGKGWEEVTEQAIRALVTRDKPLVAILWGRDARNLAPMLGSVPRIESAHPSPLSARNGFFGSRPFSRANELLVQQGAAPVEWKLP from the coding sequence ATGGCCGGTCGTCCCCTGAACGAAATCGTCGAAGCCGGATGGGCACAGGCTCTTGAGCCCGTCGCCGAACGGATCTCCCACATGGGCGAGTTCCTCCGCAAGGAGATCGCCGAGGGCAGGCAGTACCTGCCCGCCGGCGCGCACGTGCTGCGTGCCTTCAACCAGCCCTTCGACGAGGTCAAGGTGCTGATCGTCGGGCAGGACCCCTACCCGACCCCCGGACACCCCATCGGGTTGTCCTTCTCCGTCGCCGCGGACGTCCGGCCGTTGCCGGGCAGCCTGCTCAACATCTACAAGGAGATGGAGAGCGATCTGGGCCTGCCCCGTCCCGCCAACGGCGACCTGACGCCGTGGGCCGAGCAGGGCGTGCTGCTGCTCAACAGGGTGCTGACCGTGATGCCCGGCAAGCCCGCCTCGCACCGGGGCAAGGGTTGGGAAGAGGTCACCGAGCAGGCCATCCGCGCCCTCGTGACCCGCGACAAGCCGCTGGTGGCCATCCTGTGGGGCCGCGACGCGCGCAACCTGGCGCCGATGCTCGGCAGCGTGCCGCGCATCGAGTCCGCCCACCCGTCGCCGCTGTCGGCACGCAACGGCTTCTTCGGCTCACGGCCGTTCAGCCGGGCGAACGAGCTGCTCGTCCAGCAAGGCGCGGCCCCCGTCGAGTGGAAGCTGCCCTAG
- a CDS encoding carbohydrate ABC transporter permease — translation MTTATAPAAPAASGLHTGAPRRGLASRIVDRVGSGTIQVVMVLLGLFWLVPTLGLLVVSMRTVEVNNAEGWWTVFTKPAELTLQNYANLLSSGFTASFWNTVAITVPTTVLVIGIAAMAAYAFAWMEFPGRDTLFLVVIGLLIVPIQIALIPIASFYGGMGIFGSIPGVVLFHVAFGLPFAIFLLRNFFVGIPSSLLEAARMDGASEWKIFATVVFPLGKPAIASLGIFQFLWVWNDMLIALVFADTGSQPMTKALQSQMRQFGSNVDILSSGAFLSLIIPLILFFAFQRYFVQGMMAGSVK, via the coding sequence ATGACCACCGCGACAGCCCCGGCTGCTCCCGCCGCCTCCGGACTGCACACGGGCGCCCCGCGCAGGGGCCTGGCCAGCCGCATCGTCGACCGGGTCGGCAGCGGCACCATCCAGGTCGTCATGGTGCTGCTCGGCCTGTTCTGGCTGGTACCGACGCTCGGCCTGCTGGTCGTCTCGATGCGGACGGTCGAGGTCAACAACGCCGAGGGCTGGTGGACCGTCTTCACCAAGCCCGCGGAGCTGACCCTCCAGAACTACGCCAACCTGCTGTCCAGCGGCTTCACCGCGTCGTTCTGGAACACCGTGGCCATCACGGTGCCCACCACGGTCCTGGTGATCGGCATCGCCGCCATGGCGGCCTACGCCTTCGCCTGGATGGAGTTCCCGGGCCGCGACACGCTCTTCCTCGTCGTGATCGGGCTGCTCATCGTGCCGATCCAGATCGCGCTCATCCCGATCGCCTCGTTCTACGGCGGCATGGGGATCTTCGGGTCGATCCCCGGCGTGGTGCTCTTCCACGTCGCGTTCGGCCTGCCGTTCGCCATCTTCCTGCTCCGCAACTTCTTCGTCGGCATCCCCTCCTCCCTGCTGGAGGCGGCCCGGATGGACGGCGCGTCGGAGTGGAAGATCTTCGCCACCGTGGTGTTCCCGCTGGGCAAGCCGGCGATCGCCTCGCTCGGCATCTTCCAGTTCCTCTGGGTGTGGAACGACATGCTCATCGCGCTGGTCTTCGCCGACACCGGCAGCCAGCCGATGACCAAGGCGCTCCAGTCCCAGATGCGGCAGTTCGGCTCCAACGTGGACATCCTGTCCTCCGGCGCCTTCCTGTCGCTGATCATCCCGCTGATCCTGTTCTTCGCGTTCCAGCGCTACTTCGTGCAGGGCATGATGGCGGGCTCGGTCAAGTAG
- a CDS encoding ABC transporter permease produces the protein MAVTERLDGPTAPREGNDSRGGASGPADTPRTRRLGPSPVVAIAFLLPAALLLGVWVVYPIVYSIFRSLFDATGSGFVGLGNYITIFTDGGMLTTIRNNLIWVIVAPIVITVLGLIFAVLTERIRWATAFKLIVFMPMAVSLMAAGVIFRLVYDEDPDKGVANAVLTTINDTFSSSQGYPEARPREGDQSPVADQGGAVVTKQPAQTGQPVLVPIVGVKPAVMPGNAQTAKTPQGGNELSGTVWFDFTPGGGGQSGAVDAGEKGLPGMTVEAVGNDGQVAATATTAEDGSFRFEGLAAGSYVVRLPQSNFEAAYNGLTWLGPTLITPAIIGAFVWVWAGFAMVLIAAGLAAIPRDALEAARIDGATEWQVFRKITVPLLSPVLLVVFVTMIINTLKVFDLVFIIAPSSVQPNANVVALEMWRVSFGGGNNQGLGSALAIFLLILVLPFMIMNIRRFRRENA, from the coding sequence ATGGCCGTGACCGAACGGTTGGACGGCCCGACGGCCCCGCGCGAGGGTAACGACTCGCGCGGGGGCGCTTCCGGACCAGCTGATACCCCCCGCACACGACGCCTCGGCCCCTCCCCCGTGGTCGCGATCGCCTTCCTGCTCCCGGCGGCGCTGCTGCTCGGAGTCTGGGTGGTCTACCCGATCGTCTACTCGATCTTCCGCAGCCTCTTCGACGCGACCGGCTCCGGTTTCGTCGGGCTCGGCAACTACATCACGATCTTCACCGACGGCGGCATGCTCACCACGATCAGGAACAACCTGATCTGGGTGATCGTCGCGCCGATCGTCATCACCGTGCTGGGCCTCATCTTCGCGGTGCTGACCGAGCGCATCCGGTGGGCGACGGCGTTCAAGCTGATCGTGTTCATGCCGATGGCGGTCTCGCTGATGGCCGCCGGCGTCATCTTCCGCCTCGTGTACGACGAGGACCCCGACAAGGGCGTGGCCAACGCCGTGCTCACCACGATCAACGACACGTTCTCCTCCTCCCAGGGCTACCCGGAGGCCCGCCCCCGCGAGGGCGACCAGTCGCCGGTCGCGGACCAGGGCGGCGCGGTCGTCACCAAGCAGCCCGCCCAGACCGGGCAGCCGGTGCTGGTCCCGATCGTCGGCGTCAAGCCGGCGGTCATGCCTGGGAACGCCCAGACCGCCAAGACCCCGCAGGGCGGCAACGAGCTGTCCGGCACGGTCTGGTTCGACTTCACCCCGGGCGGCGGCGGCCAGAGCGGCGCCGTGGACGCAGGCGAGAAGGGCCTGCCGGGCATGACGGTGGAGGCGGTCGGCAACGACGGCCAGGTGGCGGCGACCGCCACCACCGCCGAGGACGGCTCGTTCCGCTTCGAGGGCCTGGCCGCCGGCTCCTACGTCGTGCGGCTGCCGCAGTCGAACTTCGAGGCCGCCTACAACGGCCTCACCTGGCTCGGCCCCACGCTCATCACACCGGCGATCATCGGCGCGTTCGTCTGGGTGTGGGCCGGGTTCGCCATGGTGCTGATCGCGGCCGGCCTGGCGGCCATCCCGCGTGACGCGCTGGAGGCGGCCCGCATCGACGGCGCCACGGAGTGGCAGGTGTTCCGCAAGATCACCGTGCCGTTGCTCTCGCCGGTGCTGCTCGTCGTCTTCGTGACGATGATCATCAATACCTTGAAGGTGTTCGACCTGGTCTTCATCATCGCGCCGTCCTCGGTCCAACCGAACGCGAACGTGGTCGCGCTGGAGATGTGGCGCGTGTCGTTCGGCGGCGGGAACAACCAGGGGCTCGGCAGCGCCCTGGCGATCTTCCTGCTCATCCTGGTCCTGCCCTTCATGATCATGAACATCCGCAGGTTCAGGAGGGAGAACGCATGA
- a CDS encoding ABC transporter substrate-binding protein encodes MRSARTAAVLAGLAVAVAACGNAPTTTQPTASSSASAGGGAKTLEGVKLEVAAKWTGDEQKNFEQVLKAFSDKTGAEVTYASTGEDTGAYLGPRIQGGSPPDVAILPQPGLVQQYAEQNALKPLTDTVTKQIDDNYTPYWKELGSADGKVYGVLVKAAHKSLVWYRAQAFEDAGVQPATTWDELVKGAQTIADSGTPPFSFCGASGWTLTDLFENVYLSTAGPEKYDQLAKHEIPWTDPSVTTALEKIAQIAGKKEFVAEGNSGALQTDFPTCVTKVFGQKKAAMVIEADFVATPVVQAGAKVGEDAKYFPFPKAGDTAPVVLGGDVAVAMKDSPGAMALLEFLASKEGGEVWAKLPGYLSPNKNVSPDNYPDELTKQLGQTIVSAGDAVRYDMSDLAPSAFGGTDGKGEWKVLQDFLRNPSDVKGAQEALEAEAKKAWK; translated from the coding sequence ATGCGATCAGCCAGAACAGCAGCGGTCCTGGCCGGGCTCGCGGTAGCAGTCGCCGCCTGCGGCAACGCCCCCACCACCACGCAGCCCACCGCGTCGAGTTCGGCCAGCGCGGGCGGCGGGGCCAAGACGCTGGAGGGCGTCAAGCTCGAGGTCGCCGCCAAGTGGACCGGTGACGAGCAGAAGAACTTCGAGCAGGTGCTCAAGGCGTTCTCCGACAAGACCGGCGCCGAGGTCACCTACGCCTCCACCGGCGAGGACACCGGCGCCTACCTCGGCCCGCGCATCCAGGGCGGCAGCCCGCCCGACGTGGCGATCCTCCCGCAGCCGGGCCTGGTGCAGCAGTACGCCGAGCAGAACGCGCTCAAGCCGCTCACCGACACGGTCACCAAGCAGATCGACGACAACTACACGCCGTACTGGAAGGAGCTGGGCTCCGCCGACGGCAAGGTCTACGGCGTGCTGGTCAAGGCGGCCCACAAGTCGCTGGTGTGGTACCGGGCGCAGGCGTTCGAGGACGCCGGCGTGCAGCCGGCCACCACCTGGGACGAGCTGGTCAAGGGCGCCCAGACCATCGCCGACTCCGGCACCCCGCCGTTCTCCTTCTGCGGCGCCTCCGGCTGGACCCTGACCGACCTGTTCGAGAACGTCTACCTCTCGACGGCCGGCCCCGAGAAGTACGACCAGCTCGCCAAGCACGAGATCCCGTGGACCGACCCCAGCGTGACCACCGCGCTGGAGAAGATCGCGCAGATCGCGGGCAAGAAGGAGTTCGTCGCCGAGGGCAACTCCGGCGCCCTGCAGACCGACTTCCCCACCTGCGTCACCAAGGTCTTCGGCCAGAAGAAGGCCGCCATGGTCATCGAGGCCGACTTCGTCGCCACCCCGGTGGTCCAGGCCGGCGCCAAGGTCGGCGAGGACGCCAAGTACTTCCCGTTCCCCAAGGCGGGCGACACCGCCCCGGTCGTGCTCGGCGGTGACGTCGCCGTCGCGATGAAGGACTCCCCCGGCGCCATGGCGCTGCTGGAGTTCCTGGCCTCCAAGGAGGGCGGCGAGGTCTGGGCCAAGCTCCCCGGCTACCTGTCCCCCAACAAGAACGTCTCCCCCGACAACTACCCCGACGAGCTGACCAAGCAGCTCGGCCAGACCATCGTCTCGGCCGGTGACGCCGTCCGCTACGACATGTCCGACCTGGCGCCGAGCGCCTTCGGCGGCACCGACGGCAAGGGCGAGTGGAAGGTCCTGCAGGACTTCCTGCGCAACCCGAGCGACGTCAAGGGCGCCCAGGAGGCCCTGGAGGCCGAAGCCAAGAAGGCCTGGAAGTAA
- a CDS encoding ABC transporter substrate-binding protein has translation MLRALSLTMAVLVTAGCAVAGNEGGGDTGTGGTGPITFATGRDTTAYLQPLLDRWNQAHPAEKVTLLELPEAADEQRAQMVANLQARSTRYDVLGLDVVWTAEFAENGWIIPLERGFFPLDRFLPPVVETAVYKDKLWAVPYTSNAGLLYYRTDLVKKPPRTWAELREQAQEVTKKHAIGGYGGQFLAYEGLTVNFSEAVQSAGSQVVSPDGTKVTLDVAKAGTALDFLRQGLREGWIPTESLSYKEEESRLAFQEGRLAFARNWPHAYGPARAELGGKVGVTMLPGLDGPGSSTLGGANLAVSASSKHQQTAQEFIRYFTGLDNQRRVLTEGSFPPVWTELYDDPELTRRFPYLPVLKQSILAAKPRPVSANYNQLSLVIASSVSKALSPPYTESARDVAASVKSELEEILRTQ, from the coding sequence GTGCTTCGCGCGCTCTCGCTCACCATGGCCGTGCTCGTGACGGCCGGGTGCGCGGTTGCGGGCAACGAGGGCGGCGGCGACACGGGAACGGGCGGAACCGGCCCGATCACGTTCGCCACCGGCCGCGACACCACGGCGTACCTGCAACCCTTGCTGGATCGCTGGAACCAGGCCCACCCGGCCGAGAAGGTGACGCTCCTCGAACTGCCCGAAGCCGCGGACGAGCAGCGCGCGCAGATGGTCGCCAACCTCCAGGCCCGCAGCACCCGCTACGACGTGCTCGGACTGGACGTGGTGTGGACCGCGGAGTTCGCGGAGAACGGCTGGATCATCCCCCTGGAGCGCGGGTTCTTCCCGCTCGACAGGTTCCTGCCGCCCGTCGTGGAGACCGCGGTCTACAAGGACAAGCTGTGGGCCGTTCCGTACACGAGCAACGCGGGACTGCTCTACTACCGCACCGATCTGGTGAAGAAGCCGCCCCGAACCTGGGCGGAACTTCGCGAACAAGCACAAGAAGTAACCAAGAAGCACGCTATAGGAGGTTACGGCGGCCAGTTCCTCGCGTACGAGGGATTGACGGTCAACTTCTCCGAGGCTGTGCAGTCGGCCGGCAGCCAGGTCGTCAGTCCCGACGGCACCAAGGTCACCCTGGACGTGGCCAAGGCCGGCACCGCGCTCGACTTCCTCCGCCAGGGACTGCGGGAGGGCTGGATCCCCACCGAGTCCCTGAGCTACAAGGAGGAGGAGTCACGCCTGGCCTTCCAGGAAGGCCGCCTCGCCTTCGCCCGCAACTGGCCGCACGCCTACGGGCCGGCCAGGGCCGAGCTGGGCGGCAAGGTGGGGGTGACCATGCTCCCCGGTCTCGACGGGCCGGGATCCAGCACGCTCGGCGGGGCCAACCTCGCCGTCAGCGCCTCCTCCAAGCACCAGCAAACCGCGCAGGAGTTCATCCGCTACTTCACGGGCCTGGACAACCAGCGCCGGGTGCTCACCGAAGGGTCGTTCCCGCCGGTGTGGACCGAGCTCTACGACGACCCCGAGCTCACCAGGCGCTTCCCCTACCTGCCCGTGCTCAAGCAGAGCATCCTCGCCGCCAAGCCGCGGCCGGTGAGCGCGAACTACAACCAGCTGAGCCTGGTGATCGCCAGTTCGGTCTCCAAGGCGCTCAGCCCCCCTTACACGGAGTCCGCCCGCGACGTGGCGGCCTCCGTGAAATCCGAACTCGAAGAGATCCTGAGAACCCAGTGA
- a CDS encoding PadR family transcriptional regulator codes for MRLHLLALLAKEPAHGYELKQALEQTFGSAYPSPNIGQIYVTLSRLEKDGLVKAVDVEQSNRPNKKVYYLTAKGRETLTLWVDEPTEGPRVRDEFFMKLVLAPLTGIADRMVLISRQRRHYLSLMGDLNDLLSRTAPDDHVQSLLIEGAMLHLQADLDWLERCQEDLT; via the coding sequence GTGCGGCTACACCTGCTGGCGCTTCTGGCTAAAGAGCCGGCCCACGGCTACGAGCTGAAGCAGGCACTCGAGCAGACCTTCGGCAGCGCCTACCCCTCCCCCAACATCGGCCAGATCTACGTCACCCTCAGCAGGCTGGAGAAGGACGGCCTGGTCAAGGCCGTGGACGTCGAGCAGTCCAACCGGCCGAACAAGAAGGTCTACTACCTGACCGCCAAGGGCCGCGAGACCCTCACCCTCTGGGTGGACGAGCCCACCGAGGGTCCCCGGGTGCGCGACGAGTTCTTCATGAAGCTGGTGCTGGCCCCGCTCACCGGCATCGCCGACCGCATGGTGCTCATCAGCCGTCAGCGGCGGCACTATCTTTCCCTCATGGGCGACCTCAACGATCTCCTCTCCCGCACGGCGCCTGACGACCACGTGCAGTCCCTGCTCATCGAAGGAGCGATGCTCCACCTGCAGGCCGACCTCGACTGGCTGGAGCGCTGCCAGGAGGACCTGACGTGA